From Leptospira limi, one genomic window encodes:
- the rpsB gene encoding 30S ribosomal protein S2, whose amino-acid sequence MSVISMKSLLEAGVHFGHQTRRWNPKMSPYVYTARNGIHIIDLQKTVQKTKEAYDALKKLTGQGKKVLFVGTKKQARGAIERAAQACSMYYVSNRWLGGLLTNWNTVKKSIARLKRLEQMEENNSFEQEARTKKEALSLKRELEKLRQTLGGIKDMAVVPEILFVIDPKKEEIAVKEAKKLGLKVFAVIDTNCDPEPIDYPIPGNDDAIRAISLFLDTMANAVLEGTGGEVIQTNFAEDMDAEQLALEYQGEYDESGKFIMDDELPPVAKDIPVDAEAAKKAAEVAATTEAKPEAEGKE is encoded by the coding sequence ATGTCAGTAATTTCCATGAAAAGTCTGCTAGAAGCAGGCGTACACTTCGGTCACCAAACGCGTCGTTGGAACCCAAAAATGAGTCCTTATGTTTATACGGCTCGTAACGGGATCCACATCATCGACCTCCAAAAGACAGTTCAAAAAACAAAAGAAGCTTATGATGCTTTGAAAAAGTTAACTGGCCAAGGAAAAAAAGTTCTTTTTGTAGGGACTAAAAAACAAGCTCGCGGTGCCATCGAAAGAGCAGCACAAGCGTGCAGTATGTACTATGTATCTAATCGTTGGTTAGGTGGGCTTCTTACAAACTGGAACACAGTAAAGAAGTCAATTGCTCGTTTGAAACGACTTGAGCAAATGGAAGAGAACAACTCTTTCGAACAAGAAGCTCGTACAAAAAAAGAAGCACTTTCACTCAAACGAGAATTAGAAAAACTCCGCCAAACACTCGGTGGGATTAAGGATATGGCAGTTGTGCCAGAGATCCTTTTTGTAATTGATCCTAAAAAAGAAGAAATCGCAGTTAAAGAAGCAAAAAAACTTGGTTTAAAAGTGTTTGCTGTGATTGATACAAACTGTGATCCAGAGCCAATCGATTACCCAATTCCAGGTAACGATGATGCGATCCGTGCGATTTCCTTATTCCTTGATACTATGGCAAATGCTGTTCTTGAAGGAACAGGTGGCGAAGTCATCCAAACTAATTTTGCTGAAGATATGGACGCAGAACAACTTGCTCTTGAATACCAAGGTGAGTATGATGAGTCCGGAAAATTCATTATGGACGATGAACTTCCTCCAGTCGCAAAAGACATCCCTGTGGATGCAGAAGCAGCAAAAAAAGCAGCGGAAGTTGCAGCAACAACTGAAGCAAAACCAGAAGCAGAAGGAAAAGAGTAA
- the frr gene encoding ribosome recycling factor, with translation MVDEIIKSMQSKMDKTVDALKKDFGTIRTGKANPMMVEDVRVDYYGTLTPLNQLGKIACPEPRVILITPFEKGMLKDIEKAIFAASLGLTPNNDGSSIRINIPELTGERRKELAKVVKQKAEEKKVAIRNIRRDANDELKKHQSEMSQDEVKGHQDKIQKITDSYIAKLGDLEKEKEKEITTL, from the coding sequence ATGGTAGATGAAATTATAAAATCCATGCAGTCCAAAATGGACAAAACAGTTGATGCTTTGAAAAAAGACTTTGGAACCATTCGTACGGGAAAAGCAAATCCGATGATGGTGGAAGATGTTCGAGTGGACTACTATGGTACACTCACTCCACTCAACCAACTCGGAAAAATTGCCTGCCCTGAGCCACGTGTGATTCTCATCACTCCTTTTGAAAAAGGAATGCTAAAAGACATTGAAAAAGCAATTTTTGCTGCAAGTCTTGGTCTCACACCAAATAACGACGGCTCTAGTATTCGTATCAATATCCCTGAACTAACAGGGGAAAGACGTAAAGAACTTGCGAAAGTGGTGAAACAAAAAGCAGAAGAGAAAAAAGTTGCGATTCGTAACATCCGCCGTGATGCCAATGATGAATTAAAAAAACACCAATCTGAAATGTCCCAAGATGAAGTCAAAGGCCACCAAGATAAAATCCAAAAAATTACGGATTCTTATATTGCAAAATTGGGAGATTTAGAAAAGGAAAAAGAAAAAGAGATCACTACTCTTTAA
- the tsf gene encoding translation elongation factor Ts, with protein MAVSSEQIKDLRERTGAGMMDCKKALEEKGGDIEKAVTYLREKGLAKAAKRAGRETGEGKIIAYVHGTGKTGVLVELNCETDFVANNEAFEALGKEIALQITAMNPLYVNEESIPKSEIENEMNVQKALLEKEGKKADQIEKILPGKMKKFYEEICLIHQKSIRDNSKTINDLLQEAIAKFGENITVGRFSRFQVGGN; from the coding sequence ATGGCAGTTAGCTCCGAACAAATCAAAGACCTCCGCGAACGTACGGGCGCGGGGATGATGGACTGCAAAAAAGCCCTCGAAGAAAAGGGTGGCGATATTGAAAAAGCAGTCACTTATTTAAGAGAAAAAGGTTTAGCGAAAGCGGCAAAACGTGCAGGTCGCGAAACTGGTGAAGGAAAAATCATCGCATATGTTCACGGAACAGGAAAAACAGGAGTTCTCGTCGAACTTAACTGTGAAACTGATTTCGTTGCAAACAACGAAGCGTTTGAAGCTCTTGGAAAAGAGATCGCACTTCAAATCACTGCGATGAATCCTTTGTATGTAAACGAAGAATCCATTCCAAAATCTGAAATTGAGAACGAAATGAACGTCCAAAAAGCTCTTCTAGAAAAAGAAGGGAAAAAAGCGGATCAAATCGAAAAAATCCTTCCTGGTAAAATGAAAAAGTTCTACGAAGAGATTTGTCTCATCCACCAAAAATCAATTCGTGACAACTCCAAAACCATCAATGACCTTCTCCAAGAAGCCATTGCAAAATTTGGAGAGAACATTACTGTTGGTAGGTTCTCGAGGTTCCAAGTAGGTGGGAACTAG
- a CDS encoding isoprenyl transferase — MKLNSIPSHIAVIMDGNGRWAENQGKKRTEGHREGANAIDRLLDVALEYKIPNISLYAFSTENWKRPITEIQAIFGLLVEFIETRLDTIHAKGIRIHHSGARNKLSKTVLSKIDHAMAVTKKNKKLTANFCLNYGGHEEILSNFSRVMAARKAKKEPLDKPISSKEFEKYLYTSPLPPVDLLIRTAGEQRISNFLLWQSAYAEMYFTSTLWPDFGRTSLEEALQFFDSRKRKFGGLL; from the coding sequence ATGAAGTTGAACTCAATCCCTTCCCACATTGCTGTCATCATGGACGGAAATGGCAGGTGGGCGGAAAACCAAGGGAAAAAAAGAACCGAAGGCCACAGAGAAGGGGCAAATGCAATTGATCGCCTTTTGGATGTGGCTTTGGAATACAAAATCCCAAACATCTCCCTCTATGCTTTCTCTACAGAAAACTGGAAACGTCCCATCACAGAAATCCAAGCCATCTTTGGCCTGTTAGTTGAGTTTATAGAAACTCGCCTTGATACCATTCATGCAAAGGGAATTCGCATCCACCACAGTGGGGCAAGGAACAAACTGTCCAAAACGGTTTTATCCAAAATTGACCATGCCATGGCCGTGACTAAAAAAAATAAAAAACTCACAGCTAACTTTTGTTTGAACTATGGTGGACACGAAGAGATTTTAAGTAATTTTTCGCGTGTGATGGCAGCACGGAAGGCCAAAAAAGAACCTTTGGACAAACCCATTTCCTCCAAAGAATTTGAAAAATATTTGTATACATCACCTTTGCCACCCGTAGATTTATTGATCAGAACTGCGGGAGAACAAAGGATTTCTAACTTTTTATTATGGCAAAGTGCATACGCAGAAATGTATTTTACGAGTACACTTTGGCCGGATTTTGGAAGGACCTCACTTGAGGAAGCTCTTCAGTTTTTTGATTCTCGAAAACGTAAATTTGGTGGTTTGTTATGA
- the pyrH gene encoding UMP kinase, giving the protein MGTSPRFKRILIKISGEALAGEGELGIDTNKTFSLAGQIKEVHDLGLEVAVVVGGGNMIRGETLAKSGMDRATADYMGMLGTIMNGLALQDACEKQGMFTRVLSAIEMKSVAEPYIRRRAVRHLEKNRVIIFAGGTGNPYFTTDTTASLRAVEVGCEVILKATKVDGVYTADPKKDPNAQRYLQVSFMESIKHRLKVMDSTALSLCMDNNMPIIVFDIFKAGNLRKLIDGEPIGTLISNSEEVILDGR; this is encoded by the coding sequence GTGGGAACTAGTCCGCGTTTCAAACGCATTCTCATTAAAATCTCCGGCGAGGCTCTCGCCGGTGAGGGTGAACTTGGTATTGATACCAACAAAACATTCTCACTCGCTGGACAAATCAAAGAAGTACATGACTTAGGTCTAGAAGTGGCTGTGGTTGTTGGCGGTGGGAATATGATCCGCGGCGAAACCTTAGCAAAGTCTGGAATGGACCGTGCCACTGCCGATTATATGGGTATGCTTGGTACCATCATGAATGGTCTCGCCTTACAAGATGCATGCGAAAAACAAGGGATGTTTACCCGAGTTCTTTCCGCCATCGAAATGAAATCCGTAGCAGAACCTTATATTCGAAGACGTGCCGTTCGCCATTTAGAAAAAAATCGTGTGATTATTTTTGCTGGTGGAACTGGAAACCCTTACTTTACTACAGACACAACTGCATCGTTACGAGCTGTGGAAGTGGGTTGCGAAGTGATTCTTAAGGCAACCAAAGTGGACGGTGTGTACACTGCGGATCCAAAAAAAGATCCAAACGCACAAAGGTATTTACAAGTTTCTTTCATGGAATCCATCAAACACCGGTTAAAGGTAATGGATTCAACAGCACTCAGTCTATGTATGGATAATAATATGCCAATCATAGTGTTTGATATTTTTAAAGCTGGTAATTTAAGAAAATTAATCGATGGGGAACCAATTGGTACATTGATTTCCAATTCAGAGGAAGTGATTCTAGATGGTAGATGA